Proteins found in one Amycolatopsis camponoti genomic segment:
- a CDS encoding GNAT family N-acetyltransferase, producing the protein MTGLITGSRVRLRPAAAADAARFEEILSHPDVARWWADAEEPVATQVSYLLDPDDGTTTYAIEHEGVVVGIVLAFEEADPQYRHAGIDIAVHPDWQGRGLGSDAIRTLAGHLFSVRGHHRVVIDPAADNKSAIQLYQSLGFQPVGTMRSYERGPDGSWHDGLLMDLLAEDLVPALAGS; encoded by the coding sequence ATGACCGGCCTGATCACCGGCAGCCGTGTCCGCCTGCGCCCCGCCGCAGCCGCGGACGCCGCCCGGTTCGAGGAGATCCTGTCGCACCCGGACGTCGCCCGGTGGTGGGCGGACGCCGAGGAACCGGTGGCCACCCAGGTTTCGTACCTGCTGGACCCCGATGACGGCACCACGACGTACGCCATCGAGCACGAGGGCGTCGTCGTGGGCATCGTGCTGGCCTTCGAGGAAGCCGACCCCCAGTACCGGCACGCCGGGATCGACATCGCGGTCCACCCGGACTGGCAGGGCCGCGGCCTCGGCTCGGACGCGATCCGGACGCTGGCCGGGCACCTGTTCTCCGTGCGCGGGCACCACCGGGTGGTGATCGATCCCGCGGCGGACAACAAGTCCGCGATCCAGCTCTACCAGTCACTCGGCTTCCAGCCGGTCGGCACGATGCGCTCCTACGAGCGCGGTCCGGACGGCAGCTGGCACGACGGGTTGCTGATGGACCTGCTGGCCGAAGACCTCGTCCCCGCACTAGCCGGCTCATGA
- a CDS encoding MFS transporter, whose translation MSAAPAEATRQLRRVAVASAIGTTIEWYDYFIYSTATALVFGKLFFTTLSPASGTLAAFATLGVGFLARPVGGILWGHFGDRVGRKAMLVLSLLLMGVATVGVGLLPTYSAIGVWAPILLLVLRLLQGLSAGGEWGGAALMAVEHAPEGHRGRYGAFSQIGVPAGLILAQLMFFILGRSLTDAQFAAWGWRVPFLASIVLVGVGLVIRLRIEESPVFARLREEGARSSRPIVDVFRERPRALLVASGSFIANTAIGYIFLAYLLSYGTSVLKIDRTTLLVVVIVGSVTWLVSILVTAAWSDRVGRKPVYLAGSILLVVWPIPFFLLVDTKATGWLIVAVVVLNIGLGATYGPQSALFAELFEPRYRYSGASFSYAVGAVLGGAFAPLIATKLQAVTGTSFSVALYLVGVAVLSLVAVLFIPRSQPV comes from the coding sequence ATGAGCGCGGCTCCGGCCGAGGCGACTCGGCAGCTGCGGCGGGTCGCCGTCGCGAGCGCGATCGGGACCACGATCGAGTGGTACGACTACTTCATCTACAGCACGGCGACGGCGCTCGTGTTCGGCAAGCTCTTCTTCACGACGCTCTCCCCGGCCTCCGGCACCCTCGCCGCGTTCGCGACGCTCGGCGTCGGGTTCCTGGCCCGCCCGGTCGGCGGGATCCTGTGGGGCCACTTCGGCGACCGCGTGGGCCGCAAGGCGATGCTGGTGCTGTCCCTGCTGCTGATGGGCGTGGCGACGGTCGGCGTCGGCCTGCTGCCCACGTACTCCGCGATCGGTGTCTGGGCCCCGATCCTGCTGTTGGTCCTGCGGCTGCTGCAGGGCCTGAGCGCGGGTGGCGAGTGGGGTGGCGCGGCGCTGATGGCGGTCGAGCACGCGCCGGAGGGACACCGCGGCCGGTACGGCGCGTTCTCCCAGATCGGCGTCCCGGCCGGGCTGATCCTGGCGCAGCTGATGTTCTTCATCCTCGGCCGGTCCCTGACCGACGCGCAGTTCGCGGCGTGGGGCTGGCGGGTGCCGTTCCTGGCGAGCATCGTGCTCGTCGGCGTCGGCCTGGTGATCCGGTTGCGCATCGAGGAGTCACCGGTGTTCGCGCGGCTGCGGGAAGAAGGGGCGCGCAGCAGCCGGCCGATAGTCGACGTCTTCCGCGAACGGCCCCGGGCGCTGCTGGTGGCGTCGGGCAGCTTCATCGCCAACACCGCGATCGGGTACATCTTCCTGGCGTACCTGCTGTCCTACGGCACGTCGGTGCTGAAGATCGACCGCACGACGCTGCTGGTCGTGGTCATCGTCGGCAGCGTCACGTGGTTGGTGAGCATCCTGGTGACCGCGGCGTGGTCGGACCGGGTCGGCCGCAAACCGGTGTACCTGGCCGGGTCGATCCTGCTGGTCGTCTGGCCGATCCCGTTCTTCCTGCTGGTCGACACCAAGGCCACCGGCTGGCTGATCGTGGCCGTCGTGGTGCTGAACATCGGCCTGGGCGCGACGTACGGGCCGCAGTCGGCGTTGTTCGCGGAGCTGTTCGAGCCGCGGTACCGCTACAGCGGCGCGTCGTTCTCCTACGCGGTCGGCGCGGTGCTGGGCGGTGCCTTCGCGCCGTTGATCGCGACGAAGTTGCAGGCTGTCACGGGGACTTCGTTCTCGGTGGCGCTCTACCTCGTCGGGGTGGCGGTGCTCAGCCTGGTCGCGGTGCTGTTCATCCCGCGCTCACAACCGGTCTAG
- a CDS encoding SGNH/GDSL hydrolase family protein, whose product MRRFLAVSAALLAGLGILTTSGSANPESAVQAVAEHAVGGWVGTWAASPASGVANTPDGYPGFSIRNVVHSSAGGGRARVHLSNAFGASPLTFGHVTIAVQGTGPDAVPGTLRSLTFGGAASVVVPAGAEALSDPVSVRIPADANLLVTTYVPTKSGPVTYHPAASQTSYFTRAGDFAGSESGAPYTEQTSVWHYVSGVDVQGGAEASIVTLGDSITDGVGSAAGANHRWPDYLADRLHGRFGVLNAGISANRLLLDVPGSGAGQNALSRFDRDVLSVGGVRTLIVLEGINDIQQDPHQTDPAAITSAYRQLVTQAHARGIRVLGGTLTPFKGWRVYDETLEATRTAVNTFIRTGGVFDGVVDFDAAVRDPADPLRMLPAYDSGDHLHPGDAGYERMAAAVRLDRL is encoded by the coding sequence ATGCGACGCTTTCTGGCCGTGAGCGCGGCACTTCTGGCGGGGTTGGGCATCCTCACGACGTCCGGGAGTGCGAACCCGGAAAGCGCTGTCCAGGCGGTCGCCGAGCACGCCGTCGGCGGCTGGGTCGGCACGTGGGCCGCGTCACCCGCGTCGGGCGTCGCCAACACCCCCGACGGCTACCCGGGTTTCTCGATCCGCAACGTCGTGCACAGCAGCGCCGGTGGCGGCCGGGCGCGCGTGCACCTCTCGAACGCCTTCGGCGCCTCTCCCCTGACTTTCGGCCACGTCACGATCGCCGTCCAGGGCACCGGGCCGGACGCCGTGCCCGGCACGCTCCGGTCCCTCACCTTCGGCGGCGCGGCGAGCGTCGTCGTGCCGGCCGGCGCCGAAGCGTTGAGCGACCCGGTGAGCGTCCGGATCCCGGCCGACGCCAACCTGCTCGTGACCACCTACGTGCCCACGAAGTCCGGGCCCGTCACCTACCACCCGGCCGCGTCGCAGACGTCGTACTTCACCCGCGCGGGCGACTTCGCCGGCAGCGAGTCGGGCGCGCCCTACACCGAGCAGACGTCGGTGTGGCACTACGTCTCCGGCGTCGACGTCCAGGGCGGGGCCGAGGCCTCGATCGTGACGCTCGGCGATTCGATCACCGACGGCGTCGGCTCGGCCGCCGGGGCCAACCACCGCTGGCCGGACTACCTCGCCGACCGGCTGCACGGCCGGTTCGGCGTCCTCAACGCGGGCATCAGCGCCAACCGGCTGCTGCTCGACGTGCCGGGGTCGGGCGCCGGCCAGAACGCGTTGTCCCGCTTCGACCGCGACGTGCTGAGCGTCGGCGGCGTGCGGACGCTGATCGTGCTGGAAGGTATCAACGACATCCAGCAGGATCCGCACCAGACCGACCCGGCCGCGATCACCTCGGCCTACCGCCAGCTGGTGACGCAGGCGCACGCCCGCGGCATCCGCGTCCTCGGCGGCACGCTCACGCCGTTCAAGGGCTGGCGCGTCTACGACGAAACGCTCGAAGCGACCCGCACCGCGGTGAACACGTTCATCCGCACCGGCGGCGTCTTCGACGGCGTGGTCGACTTCGACGCCGCCGTCCGCGACCCGGCCGACCCGCTGCGGATGCTCCCGGCGTACGACTCCGGTGACCACCTCCACCCGGGCGACGCGGGCTACGAGCGGATGGCCGCCGCGGTCCGCCTAGACCGGTTGTGA
- a CDS encoding alpha-L-fucosidase has product MTTFPRRQALGIALGGAVALGAAGLTPAGAAVPVDAAPDSPGTPIVPPPPPVPVALDAWFSNDGIDSASAAGGDFDGSGYTFPAEHLPVGRTATVGGVPFTLGSAAAGAKNNIAATGQTIDLPKGRYFVAYFLVAASYGTTGGTATVHYADGSTSTGSLSGPDWYTGTGALVSPFRYAPGGVVDTNPVSLATGQVWVDPARDAVALTLPTTATPAPNVSSLHVFALTLQPVAAGRSALILDGRSTANLLTDGGPQAAEATVVNAGTVWLGARDKITVTVDVPGGRTTVPATIRALAPGEQATVRLGLAPNASVPPGTTTNGQVRVTAGRGTLATQQVPITLGVPDFRPTDASLSTHRAPYWFTDSKFGIFIHWGVYAVPAWAPVGQQYAEWYWQNQQDPNGATYAYHKEKYGEDFGYDDFIPMFTAKKFDPRTWLNLIADAGAEYYVLTSKHHDGFALWDTKVSDRNSVKLGPRRNIIAELFAASRKYTPQLRNGLYFSLPEWFNPDNPWMGHAPRNPYTGAALPYTGYTAGKDFVRDYQAPQVLELISEFDPDVLWFDIGGVNDSRTVLTEYFNHAKNRKRPKDVTYNDRGGIPDHDFTTPEYTTYPNTVVAKWEASRGLDPFSYGYNRATPDDRYMTAEEVVRTLVDIVSKNGNFLLDIGPDFDGTIPDVMQKHLRDAGAWLKVNGEAIYGTTYWSRMAQLGDLRFTVKQNEAFYVHSLVAPGSRLVVDAPVPIRSGDRVTLLGYRGTLHWTVENGSLVIDVPAAARQAGRFAWTFKIAWS; this is encoded by the coding sequence GTGACGACCTTCCCTCGCCGTCAAGCCCTCGGCATCGCCCTGGGTGGTGCCGTCGCCCTCGGCGCGGCCGGCCTCACCCCGGCCGGTGCCGCCGTGCCCGTGGACGCCGCCCCCGACAGCCCCGGCACCCCGATCGTGCCGCCCCCGCCACCCGTCCCGGTCGCGCTCGACGCCTGGTTCTCCAACGACGGCATCGACAGCGCTTCGGCCGCCGGCGGTGATTTCGACGGCTCCGGCTACACCTTCCCGGCCGAGCACCTCCCGGTCGGGCGGACGGCGACCGTCGGCGGCGTCCCGTTCACGCTCGGCTCCGCCGCGGCGGGCGCGAAGAACAACATCGCCGCCACCGGCCAGACGATCGACCTGCCGAAGGGCCGGTACTTCGTCGCCTACTTCCTCGTCGCCGCCAGCTACGGCACCACCGGCGGCACGGCGACCGTGCACTACGCCGACGGCAGCACGAGCACCGGCTCCCTGTCCGGTCCCGACTGGTACACCGGCACCGGAGCCCTCGTTTCGCCGTTCCGCTACGCGCCCGGCGGGGTCGTCGACACCAACCCGGTTTCCCTGGCCACCGGCCAGGTCTGGGTCGACCCGGCCCGCGACGCCGTCGCGCTGACCCTGCCCACCACGGCCACGCCGGCGCCGAACGTCTCCAGCCTGCACGTCTTCGCGCTCACCCTGCAGCCGGTCGCCGCCGGCCGCTCGGCGCTGATCCTCGACGGGCGCTCGACGGCCAACCTCCTGACCGACGGCGGTCCGCAGGCCGCCGAGGCGACCGTCGTGAACGCCGGAACGGTGTGGCTCGGGGCGCGCGACAAGATCACCGTCACGGTCGACGTCCCCGGTGGCCGCACGACCGTGCCGGCGACCATCCGCGCGCTGGCGCCGGGGGAGCAGGCGACGGTCCGGCTGGGGCTCGCGCCGAACGCCTCCGTGCCGCCCGGGACCACCACGAACGGCCAGGTCCGCGTGACGGCCGGGCGCGGCACGCTCGCCACCCAGCAGGTCCCGATCACCCTCGGCGTCCCGGACTTCCGGCCCACCGACGCGTCCCTGTCGACGCACCGCGCGCCCTACTGGTTCACCGACAGCAAGTTCGGCATCTTCATCCACTGGGGCGTGTACGCCGTGCCCGCGTGGGCGCCGGTCGGCCAGCAGTACGCGGAGTGGTACTGGCAGAACCAGCAGGACCCGAACGGCGCGACCTACGCCTACCACAAGGAAAAGTACGGCGAGGACTTCGGCTACGACGACTTCATCCCGATGTTCACCGCGAAGAAGTTCGACCCGCGCACCTGGCTGAACCTGATCGCCGACGCGGGCGCCGAGTACTACGTCCTCACGTCCAAGCACCACGACGGCTTCGCGTTGTGGGACACCAAGGTCAGCGACCGCAACTCCGTCAAGCTCGGCCCTCGCCGGAACATCATCGCCGAGCTGTTCGCGGCGTCCCGGAAGTACACCCCCCAGCTGCGCAACGGCCTGTACTTCTCGCTGCCGGAGTGGTTCAACCCGGACAACCCGTGGATGGGCCACGCGCCGCGCAACCCGTACACCGGCGCGGCGCTGCCCTACACCGGGTACACCGCCGGGAAGGACTTCGTCCGCGACTACCAGGCGCCGCAGGTGCTCGAGCTGATTTCGGAGTTCGACCCGGACGTCCTGTGGTTCGACATCGGCGGCGTCAACGACAGCCGGACCGTGCTCACCGAGTACTTCAACCACGCGAAGAACCGCAAGCGCCCCAAGGACGTCACCTACAACGACCGCGGCGGCATCCCCGACCACGACTTCACGACGCCGGAGTACACGACGTACCCGAATACCGTGGTGGCCAAGTGGGAGGCGAGCCGCGGCCTCGACCCGTTCTCCTACGGCTACAACCGCGCGACCCCCGACGACCGGTACATGACGGCGGAGGAGGTCGTCCGGACGCTCGTCGACATCGTGTCGAAGAACGGCAACTTCCTGCTGGACATCGGCCCGGACTTCGACGGCACCATCCCCGACGTCATGCAGAAGCACCTGCGGGACGCGGGTGCGTGGCTGAAGGTCAACGGCGAGGCGATCTACGGCACGACGTACTGGTCGCGGATGGCCCAGCTCGGCGACCTGCGGTTCACGGTGAAGCAGAACGAGGCGTTCTACGTGCACTCGCTGGTGGCGCCGGGCAGCCGGCTGGTCGTCGACGCGCCGGTGCCGATCCGCTCGGGTGACCGCGTCACGCTCCTGGGCTACCGCGGGACCCTGCACTGGACGGTCGAAAACGGCTCGCTGGTGATCGACGTCCCGGCCGCGGCCCGGCAGGCGGGCCGGTTCGCCTGGACGTTCAAGATCGCCTGGAGCTAA
- a CDS encoding 4-hydroxybenzoate 3-monooxygenase produces the protein MVARRTAVAVVGAGPAGLTVANLLRRAGIGCVLLERESRAFIEQRPRAGFIEEWAVRGLEQRGLGEQLVATAPRHEKFEFRFAGRRHTFHYGDVTGQRHFVYPQQLLVTDLLAQYTDAGGDAVFEVSDVRLHDLTSDSPAVTFRTADGEHRLDCDFVAGCDGARGVSQGYLPPESTVKSHHDYGIGWLALLAEAPPSADGVLFGIHPRGFGAHMARTPAVTRFYLQTAAGETEADWPDERVWTELRARLAVPDGPITEGKLIEKRILGMHNYVVEPMAHGRLHLAGESAHLVAPIAAKGMNLALHDAFLLAEAYQAQYAGDPTGLAGYSAACLPLVWQYQEFSLWLSDIFHHTAATGDNPFAARIAEARMRRLLGSPAAAAAFAELYIGKNADL, from the coding sequence ATGGTGGCGAGGCGCACGGCGGTGGCCGTGGTGGGGGCGGGCCCGGCCGGACTCACGGTGGCGAACCTCTTGCGGCGGGCGGGAATCGGCTGCGTGCTCCTCGAACGGGAGAGCCGGGCGTTCATCGAACAGCGGCCGCGCGCCGGGTTCATCGAGGAGTGGGCCGTCCGCGGGCTCGAACAGCGCGGGCTCGGCGAGCAGCTCGTCGCGACGGCACCGCGGCACGAGAAGTTCGAGTTCCGGTTCGCCGGGCGGCGGCACACCTTCCACTACGGCGACGTCACCGGGCAACGGCATTTCGTCTACCCGCAACAACTCCTGGTCACCGACCTGCTCGCGCAGTACACCGACGCGGGCGGCGACGCGGTCTTCGAAGTCTCCGACGTCCGGCTGCACGACCTGACGTCGGATTCCCCCGCCGTGACGTTCCGGACCGCGGACGGCGAGCACCGGCTCGACTGCGACTTCGTCGCCGGCTGCGACGGCGCGCGCGGGGTATCACAGGGCTACCTGCCCCCGGAATCCACCGTGAAGTCCCACCACGACTACGGAATCGGCTGGCTGGCGCTGCTCGCGGAGGCGCCGCCGTCGGCCGACGGCGTGCTGTTCGGCATCCACCCGCGCGGCTTCGGCGCGCACATGGCCCGCACGCCCGCGGTGACGCGGTTCTACCTCCAGACCGCGGCGGGCGAAACCGAAGCGGACTGGCCCGACGAGCGCGTCTGGACGGAGCTGCGGGCCCGCCTGGCCGTGCCCGACGGCCCGATCACCGAAGGAAAGCTGATCGAGAAGCGGATCCTCGGCATGCACAACTACGTCGTGGAGCCGATGGCGCACGGCCGGCTGCACCTGGCGGGCGAGTCGGCGCACCTGGTCGCACCGATCGCGGCGAAGGGCATGAACCTCGCCCTGCACGACGCGTTCCTGCTCGCCGAGGCCTACCAGGCGCAGTACGCCGGCGACCCCACCGGGCTGGCCGGGTACTCCGCCGCGTGCCTGCCGCTGGTGTGGCAGTACCAGGAGTTTTCCCTGTGGCTGTCCGACATCTTCCACCACACCGCGGCCACGGGCGACAACCCGTTCGCGGCGCGCATCGCGGAGGCCCGGATGCGTCGCCTGCTGGGTTCGCCCGCGGCCGCGGCGGCGTTCGCGGAGCTGTACATCGGCAAGAACGCGGATCTTTAG
- a CDS encoding ArnT family glycosyltransferase, whose product MGAGRQRAFRGSGWRSPRPGPEARWSALPRFAALPVGVVVIVQAVVLTVLSGRYGFHRDELYFVAAGKRPDWGYVDNPPITPWLARASTALFGETPMGLRVVATLLGMATVVVVALMAREFGGGRRAQLFTAVATALSTYVLAVTHMLATNTADTFLWSLVTFFGLRLLRTGDGRWWLAVGAAAGVGLANKWLVLLLLAGLGVGVAVAGPRRVFRTWWLAAGIGVAVVLAAPTVLWQASHGWPMLTVAGGISEDDGVENRVLFVPMQLVYLSPVLVPVWIAGLRRTLSDDRVRWARALTIAYPVVCVVLLALGGKPYYSVPLLLPQVALGAEPALAWLARVGTVARALTGVATAVCVAVSVLIGLPVLPATALGPVLAVNKEPGEQVGWPEFTDAVARAWASIPATERDTAVIVTSNYGEAGALEHYGPARGLPQPYSPHMSYADWGPPPDRLVGPVLLVGGHERDSPAAHLITGCRAVAKNRTVEGVDNDENGTLLSLCTLTEPWSTAWPKLRQFY is encoded by the coding sequence ATGGGGGCTGGTCGACAACGAGCTTTTCGGGGGTCCGGGTGGCGGAGCCCCCGGCCCGGGCCGGAGGCCCGGTGGTCCGCGCTGCCGCGGTTCGCCGCGCTGCCGGTGGGCGTCGTCGTCATCGTCCAGGCGGTGGTGCTGACCGTCCTGTCCGGACGTTACGGCTTCCACCGCGACGAGCTGTATTTCGTCGCCGCCGGCAAACGGCCGGACTGGGGCTACGTCGACAACCCGCCGATCACGCCGTGGCTCGCGCGCGCGTCGACGGCGCTGTTCGGCGAAACCCCGATGGGACTGCGGGTCGTCGCGACCCTGCTCGGCATGGCGACGGTGGTGGTCGTCGCGCTGATGGCGCGCGAGTTCGGCGGCGGTCGCCGCGCGCAGCTGTTCACGGCGGTCGCGACCGCGCTCTCGACGTACGTGCTGGCCGTGACGCACATGCTCGCGACGAACACCGCGGACACGTTCCTGTGGTCGCTCGTCACCTTCTTCGGGCTCCGGCTGCTGCGCACCGGGGACGGCCGGTGGTGGCTCGCCGTCGGCGCCGCGGCCGGGGTCGGCCTCGCGAACAAGTGGCTGGTGCTGCTCCTGCTGGCCGGGCTCGGCGTGGGAGTGGCCGTCGCCGGGCCGCGCCGGGTGTTCCGGACCTGGTGGCTCGCCGCCGGCATCGGTGTCGCCGTCGTGCTGGCCGCGCCGACGGTGCTCTGGCAGGCCTCGCACGGCTGGCCGATGCTCACGGTCGCGGGCGGGATCAGCGAGGACGACGGCGTGGAGAACCGCGTGCTGTTCGTGCCGATGCAGCTGGTCTACCTGTCGCCGGTGCTGGTGCCGGTGTGGATCGCCGGGCTCCGGCGGACGTTGTCCGACGACCGCGTGCGCTGGGCCCGCGCCCTCACGATCGCCTACCCCGTGGTCTGCGTCGTGCTGCTGGCGCTGGGCGGGAAGCCGTACTACTCGGTGCCGCTGCTGCTGCCGCAGGTGGCACTCGGTGCCGAGCCCGCACTGGCGTGGCTGGCCCGGGTCGGCACGGTGGCGCGGGCCCTGACCGGCGTGGCCACGGCGGTGTGCGTCGCGGTGTCCGTCCTCATCGGACTCCCGGTGCTGCCGGCCACCGCGCTGGGCCCGGTGCTGGCGGTCAACAAGGAGCCCGGCGAGCAGGTCGGCTGGCCGGAGTTCACCGACGCCGTCGCCCGCGCGTGGGCGAGCATCCCGGCCACCGAGCGGGACACGGCCGTGATCGTCACCTCGAACTACGGCGAGGCCGGCGCGCTCGAGCACTACGGACCCGCGCGCGGGCTGCCCCAGCCCTATTCGCCGCACATGTCCTACGCCGACTGGGGTCCGCCGCCGGACCGGCTGGTCGGCCCGGTACTGCTCGTCGGAGGCCACGAGCGCGACTCGCCCGCGGCCCACCTGATCACCGGATGCCGCGCGGTGGCCAAGAACCGCACGGTCGAAGGCGTCGACAACGACGAGAACGGCACCCTTCTCTCGCTGTGCACGCTGACCGAGCCGTGGTCGACTGCCTGGCCGAAGCTGCGGCAGTTCTACTGA
- a CDS encoding diaminopimelate decarboxylase, producing MNRTDRKLHALAAAADQHLLDPMAGFVDLAGIREAVEDLAKAFAPLGRVQHTVAAKACGLAPVLRYLADLGVDAEVASPGETAVAEAAGIRGPRLVLDSPAKTVAELAHALAEGTAVNADNFQELARLDDLVGDSPRSVLGLRINPQVGAGRIGDTSTATTTSKFGIPLRDNRTRVVEAFARRPWLTRLHVHVGSQGCPPELMADGVAAVHGLAEEINARAGRRQVTSLDLGGGLPVNFASEDPGPTYAEYVATLLAKVPALADGRYTFVTEFGRSLLAKNGFLVSTVEYTKVAGGRPIAVTHAGAQVAARTVLQPEHWPLRLTALDAAGRPKTGPDVAQDIAGPLCFAGDLLAKERPLPLLEPGDLVVAHDTGAYYFGAHYAYNTLPRPAVHGFTVSARGHVEFTPIRRAQSIAELVADAGGEYVGALPRA from the coding sequence GTGAACCGCACCGACCGCAAGCTCCACGCCCTCGCCGCCGCGGCGGACCAGCACCTCCTCGACCCGATGGCCGGCTTCGTCGACCTGGCCGGGATCCGCGAAGCCGTCGAAGACCTGGCCAAGGCGTTCGCGCCGCTCGGGCGCGTCCAGCACACCGTCGCCGCCAAGGCGTGCGGACTCGCGCCGGTCCTGCGGTACCTCGCCGACCTCGGGGTCGACGCCGAGGTCGCGAGCCCGGGCGAGACGGCCGTCGCCGAAGCCGCCGGCATCCGCGGTCCGCGGCTCGTCCTCGACTCCCCCGCCAAGACCGTCGCCGAGCTCGCGCACGCCCTCGCCGAAGGCACGGCGGTCAACGCCGACAACTTCCAGGAGCTGGCCCGGCTCGACGACCTCGTGGGGGACAGTCCGCGCTCGGTGCTCGGCCTGCGGATCAACCCCCAGGTCGGCGCGGGCCGGATCGGCGACACCAGCACCGCGACGACGACGTCGAAGTTCGGCATCCCCTTGCGGGACAACCGGACCCGCGTCGTCGAGGCCTTCGCGCGGCGGCCGTGGCTGACCCGGCTGCACGTCCACGTCGGCTCGCAGGGCTGCCCGCCGGAGCTGATGGCCGACGGCGTCGCCGCCGTGCACGGGCTGGCCGAGGAGATCAACGCCCGAGCCGGGCGCCGGCAGGTCACCAGCCTCGACCTCGGCGGCGGGCTGCCGGTGAACTTCGCCTCCGAGGACCCCGGCCCGACCTACGCCGAGTACGTCGCGACGCTGCTGGCGAAGGTCCCGGCCCTCGCCGACGGGCGCTACACCTTCGTCACCGAGTTCGGCCGGTCGCTGCTGGCCAAGAACGGCTTCCTCGTCAGCACCGTCGAGTACACGAAGGTCGCGGGTGGCAGGCCCATCGCCGTGACGCACGCGGGTGCGCAGGTCGCGGCCCGCACGGTGCTCCAGCCGGAGCACTGGCCGCTGCGGCTGACCGCGCTCGACGCCGCGGGCCGGCCGAAGACCGGGCCGGACGTCGCACAGGACATCGCCGGGCCGCTGTGCTTCGCGGGCGACCTCCTGGCGAAGGAACGACCGCTGCCGCTGCTGGAACCGGGCGACCTCGTCGTCGCCCACGACACCGGCGCCTACTACTTCGGCGCGCACTACGCCTACAACACGCTGCCGCGCCCGGCCGTCCACGGCTTCACCGTGTCCGCACGCGGACACGTGGAGTTCACCCCGATCCGGCGCGCGCAGTCGATCGCCGAGCTGGTCGCCGACGCCGGCGGCGAATACGTCGGAGCGCTCCCGCGGGCGTGA
- a CDS encoding LysR family transcriptional regulator, with the protein MDLRRWHYFAVLAEEMHFTRAAARLFVSQPSLSQQIRAFEAELGVALLDRSGPRFALTEAGRVAAEEARELLSRLDRARGVIAAAGRGDAGRLRIAYTRSAPGPLAGDLVAAYRAAYPDVSLALETGWTSLNLARLSAGEIDVGFVRPPVVAPGIEVAVVGSEEVLIAVPSDHALTRRRGRLRREWIAEEPVVFWPRENGPGQYDAISAQVWPGGVPRIVREEPEDEQLMRAVAEGAGIAAVPEHRARGLKRRGVVLRRVAEPVPVIDLGVAWRAGTAAPVVRAFVEMARGAQG; encoded by the coding sequence GTGGACCTGCGCCGATGGCACTACTTCGCCGTGCTCGCCGAGGAGATGCACTTCACGCGGGCGGCCGCGCGGCTGTTCGTTTCGCAGCCTTCGCTGAGCCAGCAGATCCGGGCGTTCGAGGCGGAGCTGGGGGTGGCGCTGCTCGACCGTTCGGGCCCGCGGTTCGCACTGACGGAGGCGGGCCGGGTGGCGGCGGAGGAAGCGCGGGAGCTGCTCTCCCGGCTGGACCGGGCCCGCGGCGTGATCGCGGCGGCGGGCCGCGGCGACGCCGGACGGCTGCGGATCGCGTACACGCGTTCGGCACCGGGCCCGCTGGCCGGCGACCTGGTGGCGGCGTACCGCGCTGCTTACCCGGACGTCTCGCTGGCGTTGGAGACGGGGTGGACGAGCTTGAACCTGGCCCGCCTGTCGGCGGGCGAGATCGACGTGGGGTTCGTCCGGCCGCCGGTGGTGGCGCCGGGCATCGAGGTGGCGGTGGTGGGGTCGGAGGAGGTGCTGATCGCGGTGCCGTCGGACCACGCGCTGACCCGGCGGCGCGGCCGGCTGCGGCGGGAGTGGATCGCCGAGGAGCCGGTGGTGTTCTGGCCGCGCGAGAACGGCCCTGGCCAGTACGACGCGATCAGCGCGCAGGTCTGGCCGGGCGGGGTGCCGCGGATCGTCCGGGAGGAGCCGGAGGACGAGCAGCTGATGCGCGCGGTCGCGGAGGGAGCGGGGATCGCGGCGGTGCCGGAGCACCGCGCGCGCGGGTTGAAGCGGCGCGGAGTGGTCCTGCGGCGGGTGGCGGAGCCGGTGCCGGTGATCGACCTGGGGGTGGCTTGGCGGGCCGGGACGGCGGCGCCGGTGGTGCGGGCGTTCGTGGAAATGGCGCGCGGCGCGCAGGGGTAG
- a CDS encoding DUF2630 family protein, whose protein sequence is MPGHEVTDRIADLIDEEHRLRTGALHHGGLTPAERLRLKDLERQLDEAVDLLHRRQALSAFDDD, encoded by the coding sequence ATGCCAGGCCACGAAGTCACCGACCGCATCGCCGACCTGATCGACGAGGAGCACCGCCTGCGCACGGGCGCCCTCCACCACGGTGGGCTCACGCCCGCCGAACGCCTCCGGCTCAAGGACCTCGAACGCCAGCTCGACGAGGCCGTCGACCTCCTCCACCGCCGCCAGGCCCTATCCGCCTTCGACGACGACTGA